The window CGGTGGTATGGACGAACAAGAAGTACCGCATGGTCTATTTCAACATGGGCCACAACGACATCGACTACGAGGGCAAGACCAACAAGGAACTGTCCTTTACGTTCAAGAATGAGGTCCAGAACCAGCTCGTGCTGAATAGCCTGCTTTGGCTTGGCGGGAGGACTGAGAAGTAATGATCACTCCCATGCGCCTCTACGCCTCAACACTACTCGGGATCCTGCTGATTTCTCATACGCTGGCTGCGGATGAAAAGGAGCCGCGCTCGACCGTGGAGCCAGTAGCGATCCACGCGAACCAAGTGGTGTATGATCAGAAGGCTCCGAAGGTCGCGGTGGTGGAGGCTGCGGAACCTTTCGCGGAGGGCGCGCGTTTCCGGATCGTGGGGGAAAAGGGGAAGGTTTTTGAAGGGCCTCTCGCGGGCGGGGTGAAGTGTGAGGACTGGTTCGCGGGGCGGAATTTCTACCGGGTGGATTTTTCGGTTCTAACAGAAGTGGGGAAGTTTCACATCGAGATCGAAGACAAGAGCAAGAGCTGGAGGTCGGCGGATTTCGAAGTCGGTGAGCAGGCGCTGGCGAAGCTTGCGATTCCGGCGGTGACCGGGTTTTTCAAGCACCAGCGAGCGGACTCGAAGGAGGAGTTGGAGGCGGACAAGCAGCTGCTGCTTCATGGCAGCGACAAGCGCGTGGATCTGCGTGGCGGTTGGTGCGATGCCTCGGGCGATGTCAGCAAGTATTTCTCCCACCTCGCCTACACGCACTACATGTGCCCGCAGCAGACGCCGATGGTCGTATGGTCGATGGTGAACACGTTGGAGACGGCGGGGCCTTTGTTAGAGAAGATCGGTGCGAAGGATGCCCTTCAAGAGGAGGCACTGTATGGGGCGGAATACCTGCTGCGCTCGCTTTCGCCCGAGGGTTATTTCTACATGACCGTCTTCAGCTACTTCAAGAAGGACGCTGCGGAGCGTCGTGTGGTGGGCCTGTTGGCGGATAGCAAGACGACGAACGATTACCAGTGCGCTTTCCGTGATGGCGGGGGGATGGGTATCGCGGCCTTGGCTCGCGTTTCGAAGTGGAAGAAGGATGCGGGCTATCTGGAAGCGGCGGAGCGGGCCTTCGCTCACTTGCAGGTGAACAACCTGAAGTACGCCGACGACCATAAGGAGAACATCATCGACGACCACTGTGCGCTGATGGCGGCCACCGAATTGTGGATCGCCACGGACAAGCCGGAGTATCGCGATGCGGCGCGGGATCGCGCTGGCAAACTGATCAAGCGTCAGAGCCCCGACGGCTACTTCATCGCCGATGGGGGCAAGCGTCCTTATTGGCACGCTTCGGATGCCGGACTGCCGGTGCTCGCGCTTATCCGCTATCTGGACAAGGAGACGGACAGCGGAGCCTGTGAACAGGCGCTCGCGGCCATTCGCGGTTTCCTCGACTACCAGCTCCGCGTCACCGGCAAGACGGCGAATCCTTTCGGTTATGCGCGGCAGTCCTTCCTTTTCCGGAACGAGGTGAAGGATGGCTTCTTCATCCCGCACGAGAATGAGAGCGGGTGGTGGTGGCAGGGGGAGAATGCCCGGCTCTCGTCACTCGCTGCTGCGGCGATCACCGGCGGCCGGCTGGTTTATCCTGACAAGGCGGCGCCCTATGGCGTGAAGCCGGAGCTGGGACGTTTCGCGGCGGATCAGGTGGCGTGGATTCTCGGCGGGAATCCCTACGATGTCTGCTTCATGTATCAGTATGGGAAGACCAACGTGCCCTACATGAAGGCGATGTTTGGCCACGGTTCCGGGCGAGGGGGGATTTCCAACGGGGCCACTGGCAAAAATGCCGATGGCTCAGGCATCGAGTTCCATTTCCACGCCAACGGCAATGAGTGGCGCTGGACCGAGCAGTGGATTCCGCACTCCGCGTGGTTCCTGCAGGCCGTCACTGCCATGTCCAACTGACCAAGCTCAAAGATCCATGAAGACCCTTCTCACTGCCGCAGCGCTTTTCCTCACCTCATTGCTTCCCACCGCCCGGGCGGAGGAGACGCCCCGATTCCGTGCCGTGGTCATCGCGGAGAAGGACGGGAACCACGGACCTTTAGTCACCGCAGCACTGGAGTGGCTGAAGGTTACCGCTGAGAAGGAGCATTTCGCCTTCGATGTGTTCGAGGAGCCCAAGGGCTTCAACAAGGAGTTCTTGGCCAAGTATCAGGTCTTCATCCAGCTGAACTATCCACCCTATCGCTGGAGCGATGAGGCCAAGGCCGCGTTCCAAGACTACATCGAGAACGGCCGCGGTGGCTGGGTGGGGCTGCACCATGCGACCCTGCTTGGCGAGTTCGACGGTTACCCGATGTGGCAGTGGTTTTCCGACTTCATGGGCGGGATCCGCTTCAAATCTTACATCGCCAAGCGCGCCTCCGGCACGGTCGAGGTGGAGGCGGGGGATCATCCTTGTTTCAAGGGGCTGCCCAAGACCTTCACCATCGATGAGGAGGAATGGTACACTTACGACAAGAATCCCCGGCCCAATGTCCAGATTTTGGCCAAGGTGGACGAGGCCTCCTACAAACCGGATTCCGAGATCAAGATGGGCGACCATCCCGTGGTTTGGTCGAACCCGAAGATGAAGGCCCGGAATGTGTACATCCTCATGGGCCACCACCCGACGCTGATCCAGAACGAGAACTATACCGCGCTGCTGAGGAATTCGATTTTGTGGGCGGCCGGTCAGAAGTGAGAAGTCTTCGATAGACAGTTGAGCACGGTCCGGTATTCACCGGTGTGCACTTTTTTAGGTATTTCCTGTTGTTGATGCTTGTTTTGAGGCTGGGGGCAGCTGATCTCCCTGTCGTGCCGGCGGTTCACGAGTGGGTGCCGGGACAGGGTGTTTTGGCGGTGTCGGCGTTCACGCTTGATGTCGCTCCTGACCAAGCCGCCGCCCTGAAGTCGACGGCGGCTGCGATCCGCGAGGACCTCGCCGCTCTTCATGCGGAGGCCGGGCAGGGGCAGAAGCCGGTCACGCTGCTGCTCGCGCTGGACGGAGGGGATTCCAAGAATCCGGAGAGGCACACGATCGAGATTTCTGACAAGGTGGTCGTCCGCGGGGCGTCTCCCGCCGCGGTTTTCCTTGGCTCACGGACCGTGTTACAGCTGCTACGGCAGTCTCAGGAGTTGCCGAAGGGCGTCATTACCGATTGGCCGGACTACAAGGGCCGGATGCTGATGCTGGATGTCGGCCGCAAGCCTTATCCGATTTCCGCGCTCAAGGACTTCATCCGGCTGATGGCCTGGTACAAGATGAACGAGCTGCACCTGCACCTCAGTGACGAGGCCTTCGGCGGCGGCTATGCGGCGTTCCGGGTGGAGAGCAAGACCTTCCCCGGGTTGGCGGCAAAGGACGTCTTCTACACCGCGGCGGACCTGCGCGATTTGCAGGACTTTGCCAAGGCGCGTGGGATCATCATCACGCCGGAAATCGACATGCCGGGCCACGCGCGCTGTTTCACGAACTACTGGCCGGAGATCACGCTCAAGGACTACCCGAACTACATGGACGTCACCAACCCGAAGACGATCGAGGTGATGAAGAAGCTGCTGGATGAAATGATCCCGCTGTTCGATGCGCCGGATTTCCACATCGGCACCGACGAATACCGGGTCAGCGGTCCGCGGAAGGAGGAGCTGCACGAAGGCTTCCGCCAATTCATCAACACGATGAACGCCCATGTCCGTTCGCGTGGGAAGAATTGCCGCATCTGGTCGGGATTCGAACACATGGGCGGCACCACGGAGATTGACCCGACGGTGATCATCGACATGTGGGAGACGGACGATGCCAAGGGCCAGATCGCGAAGGGGCACTCGATCATCAATTCCAATCACGGCCGCACCTACATCGTGCCCGGCGCCCACTACTACGGGATCAATCGGGCGGGGATCTATCAGGGTTGGGAGCCTTGGATGGTGAGTGGAGATCTGGCGAAGAACCCGACGAAGGACGATCCGAAGCTGCTCGGCGGAAAGCTCCACGTCTGGTCCGACCAAGGGCCGACGGGATGGACCATGACGGAGATCGCGGAGACGACGCTGACTGGCATGCAGGCGTTTTCCGAAAAGCTGTGGGGCACCAAGGGCTCGCCGGACTATCCCGCTTTCACGAAGCGCGTGGAGAAGACGCTGCCGGTGCCGGCGGTCAGGGTGCTCGACCGTCTCGCTGGCGGGAAGGATGGCGTGCTGCTCGATTTGCCGCGCGAGGTGGAATTGAAGGATGAGTCGTCGGTATTCCCCCTGCCGTTGGCCAAGGCGGAGCGCGCCGATCTGGAGTCGCCCTGGACGCTGACAATGGAGGTCCGCCGCCATGGGACAACCAAGGGCCGCGGGGTGCTGCTGTCCTCCGGTCTTGCCGAGATCTGCGCGAACTACTCGCGGCAGGAAGAGATCACGGTCACCGATCCGAACGGCAGCACGCGCAAGGACAAGCTGTCTTTCCAAGGGATCTCGACGCTCCGCGCCGCGGGCACCTTCGAAGGCGATGGCACGCCGGGCAAATCCCGGGTGGGGCATGACACCGCCAAGTCCTCCGGCAAGCTACTTCCCGACGGGGAATGGGCGACGCTCACGGTGGTCGGCGAGGCCGGACGCAACACGATCTGGCTGAATGGCGAGAAGATCGCCGAGTCGGGAAACCAGCTGGTTTGCCCGCTGCGTCAGCTGGGTGGGGGAGCCGGCGAATCCTTCGTGGGGACCGTCCGGAAGCTCCGGGTGGTCAATCGAGCCCTGTCGGCGAAGGAAATCGGCCGGGCGGCCGGGCTCGATATTCCGGAGAATCTTGCGGCAGGGGCCAAGGTCACCGCGAGTGCCTCGGATACCGAACACGGCTTCACGCCTGAGCTGGCAACCGACGACGATCCGAAGAGCCGGTGGTCATCCGGTCCTACCCAGGCCGAGCACTCGGTGACACTCGACCTCGGAAAAGCGGCGACTTTCAACACCGTGGCAATCGATTGGGAGGCCGCCGTGCCCGGCGAATACCGGGTGGAAATCTCGCGTGACGCCAAGGCGTGGAAGCCGGTCTTCACCGGTGAAGCCAAGCCCGGCCGCACGACTGCGACCTTCCCGAACGTCACCGCCGGCCAGGTGCGCATCACGATGAGTAAACCGCGGACCCCGTGGGGTTACTCGATCTTTAACGTGGAAGTCCTTTTGGCCAAAGCGCCAGCAACGAGGCGGTGACGGCGGGGAGCAGGGTCAGAGACGGAAATGGGCTCAAAATCCGAGAGTCCGGGGTTGCCATTCTGCGACTTCCGACTATGGAAGTCGCCCCGGCGCGTTCCGGCTGCCCCAACCACATCACACTCAAGAGCATGAAGGACCTCACCAAATACCGCAACATAGGCATTTTCGCTCACGTGGATGCGGGCAAGACCACCACCACCGAGCGTATTCTCAAGCTCACCGGCAAGATCCACAAGATCGGTGAGGTTCACGACGGCGCTTCCACCATGGACTTCATGGAACAGGAAGCCGAGCGCGGCATCACCATCCAGTCCGCCGCCACCACCTGCTTCTGGAAGGGTCACCAATTCAACGTCATCGACACCCCGGGCCACGTTGACTTCACCATCGAAGTCTATCGCTCGCTGAAGGTTCTCGACGGCGGCGTCGGCGTATTCTGCGGATCCGGCGGCGTGGAGCCCCAGTCCGAGACGAACTGGCGCTACGCAAACGATTCCAAGGTTTCCCGCGTTATCTACGTCAACAAGCTCGACCGTATCGGTGCCGACTTCTACCGGGTGATCGCCCAGGTGAAGAAGATCCTCGGTGCGACTCCGCTCGTCATGGTCCTGCCGATCGGCACGGAGAGCGATTTCATCGGCGTGGTCGACCTTCTCACGATGAAGGCCCACATCTGGGACGAATCCGGCCAGCCGGAAAACTTCAAGATCGAGGAAATCCCCGCCGACCTGGTGGACAAGGCCAATGAATACCGTGCCCAGCTCATCGAGACTGCCGTCGAGCAGGACGACGTGCTGATGGAAGCCTATCTGGAAGGCAACGAGCCCTCCATCGAGGACATCAAGAAGTGCATCCGCAAGGGCACCATCGATCTCGCGTTCTTCCCGACCTACTGCGGTTCCTCCTTCAAGAACAAGGGTCTCCAACTCGTGCTCGATGCCGTGGTGGACTACCTTCCCGCGCCGACCGATGTGCGTCCACTTCCCGAAGTGGACGAAGAAGGCAATGAAACCGGCAAGTTCGCCATCATCGACCCGACCGCTCCTTTCCGTGGTCTGGCCTTCAAGATCATGGACGACAAGTTCGGCGCGCTGACCTTCACCCGCATCTACTCGGGCACGATCAAGAAGGGCGACACCGTTCTGAATTCCTTCACTGGCAAGACCGAGCGCATCAGCCGCATGGTCGAAATGCACGCCGACGACCGCAAGGAAATCGAGTCTGCCCAAGCCGGTGACATCGTCGCCCTGGTCGGTCTCAAGAACGTGCAGACCGGCCACACCCTTTGTGACGAGAAGAACCCGGCCACGCTCGAGCCGATGGTGTTCCCGGATCCCGTGATCTCGATCGCTGTCGCTCCGAAGGACAAGGCCAACGCCGAGAAGCTGGCCAACGCTGTTGGCAAGATGATCCAGGAAGACCCGTCTTTCCGCGTCGAAACAGACGAGGAGACCAATGAGATGATCCTCAAGGGAATGGGTGAGCTCCACCTCGACATCAAGATCGACATCCTCAAGCGCACCCACAAGGTCGAGGTCACCGTGGGCGCCCCTCAGGTCGCCTACCGCGAAACCATCACCAAGGCGGTCTCCGACAGCTACACCCACAAGAAGCAGTCCGGTGGTTCCGGTCAGTACGCGAAGATCGACTACACCATCGAGCCCGGCGAACCTGGCACCGGCTTCATCTTCGAATCGAAGGTCGTCGGCGGCAGCATTCCGAAGGAGTTCATCCCGGCTGTCGACAAGGGCTTCAAGACCTCCGTCGACAAGGGACCGCTTGCCGGCTACCCGTGCTTGGACTTCAAGGTCACGCTCAACGAAGGTGGTTTCCACGCCGTGGACTCCAGCAACATCGCGTTCGAAATCGCTGCCAAGGCTGCCTATCGCCAGACCATGCCGAAGTGCGCGCCGCAGATCCTCGAGCCGATGATGAAGCTCGATGTGTTCGCTCCGGAAGAGAAGGTGGGTGATGTGATCGGCGACCTCAACCGTCGCCGGGGCATGATCCAAGGCCAGGAGCCGACCCCGGGTGGTGTCCGCGTGAAGGCGGAAGCTCCGCTTTCCGCGATGTTCGGCTACATCGGTGACCTGCGCACCATGACCTCCGGTCGTGGCCAGTTCTCGATGGAGTTCAGCCACTACGCTCCTTGCCCGAAGAACGTCTCCGACGAGGTCATCAAGGCCGCCAAGGAGCGCGAAGAGGCGAAGCGGAAGTAATTCGCGAGCCGTTGTTTTACCAAAGGCCCGCCATCCGCAAGGGTGGCGGGCTTTTTTGTGATGTAGCGGCGATTATGGACGCGCCGCTACATGAGAGGGATGTCCCGGAACGGCTTCTCAGCCCAGTCGCTTCTCCATCCGCACGTGCGGGATGCCGACTTCGGTGAAGGTCTCGCCGACGACGTGATA is drawn from Luteolibacter sp. Y139 and contains these coding sequences:
- a CDS encoding glycoside hydrolase family 9 protein; amino-acid sequence: MRLYASTLLGILLISHTLAADEKEPRSTVEPVAIHANQVVYDQKAPKVAVVEAAEPFAEGARFRIVGEKGKVFEGPLAGGVKCEDWFAGRNFYRVDFSVLTEVGKFHIEIEDKSKSWRSADFEVGEQALAKLAIPAVTGFFKHQRADSKEELEADKQLLLHGSDKRVDLRGGWCDASGDVSKYFSHLAYTHYMCPQQTPMVVWSMVNTLETAGPLLEKIGAKDALQEEALYGAEYLLRSLSPEGYFYMTVFSYFKKDAAERRVVGLLADSKTTNDYQCAFRDGGGMGIAALARVSKWKKDAGYLEAAERAFAHLQVNNLKYADDHKENIIDDHCALMAATELWIATDKPEYRDAARDRAGKLIKRQSPDGYFIADGGKRPYWHASDAGLPVLALIRYLDKETDSGACEQALAAIRGFLDYQLRVTGKTANPFGYARQSFLFRNEVKDGFFIPHENESGWWWQGENARLSSLAAAAITGGRLVYPDKAAPYGVKPELGRFAADQVAWILGGNPYDVCFMYQYGKTNVPYMKAMFGHGSGRGGISNGATGKNADGSGIEFHFHANGNEWRWTEQWIPHSAWFLQAVTAMSN
- a CDS encoding ThuA domain-containing protein produces the protein MKTLLTAAALFLTSLLPTARAEETPRFRAVVIAEKDGNHGPLVTAALEWLKVTAEKEHFAFDVFEEPKGFNKEFLAKYQVFIQLNYPPYRWSDEAKAAFQDYIENGRGGWVGLHHATLLGEFDGYPMWQWFSDFMGGIRFKSYIAKRASGTVEVEAGDHPCFKGLPKTFTIDEEEWYTYDKNPRPNVQILAKVDEASYKPDSEIKMGDHPVVWSNPKMKARNVYILMGHHPTLIQNENYTALLRNSILWAAGQK
- a CDS encoding family 20 glycosylhydrolase, which translates into the protein MPAVHEWVPGQGVLAVSAFTLDVAPDQAAALKSTAAAIREDLAALHAEAGQGQKPVTLLLALDGGDSKNPERHTIEISDKVVVRGASPAAVFLGSRTVLQLLRQSQELPKGVITDWPDYKGRMLMLDVGRKPYPISALKDFIRLMAWYKMNELHLHLSDEAFGGGYAAFRVESKTFPGLAAKDVFYTAADLRDLQDFAKARGIIITPEIDMPGHARCFTNYWPEITLKDYPNYMDVTNPKTIEVMKKLLDEMIPLFDAPDFHIGTDEYRVSGPRKEELHEGFRQFINTMNAHVRSRGKNCRIWSGFEHMGGTTEIDPTVIIDMWETDDAKGQIAKGHSIINSNHGRTYIVPGAHYYGINRAGIYQGWEPWMVSGDLAKNPTKDDPKLLGGKLHVWSDQGPTGWTMTEIAETTLTGMQAFSEKLWGTKGSPDYPAFTKRVEKTLPVPAVRVLDRLAGGKDGVLLDLPREVELKDESSVFPLPLAKAERADLESPWTLTMEVRRHGTTKGRGVLLSSGLAEICANYSRQEEITVTDPNGSTRKDKLSFQGISTLRAAGTFEGDGTPGKSRVGHDTAKSSGKLLPDGEWATLTVVGEAGRNTIWLNGEKIAESGNQLVCPLRQLGGGAGESFVGTVRKLRVVNRALSAKEIGRAAGLDIPENLAAGAKVTASASDTEHGFTPELATDDDPKSRWSSGPTQAEHSVTLDLGKAATFNTVAIDWEAAVPGEYRVEISRDAKAWKPVFTGEAKPGRTTATFPNVTAGQVRITMSKPRTPWGYSIFNVEVLLAKAPATRR
- the fusA gene encoding elongation factor G, which translates into the protein MKDLTKYRNIGIFAHVDAGKTTTTERILKLTGKIHKIGEVHDGASTMDFMEQEAERGITIQSAATTCFWKGHQFNVIDTPGHVDFTIEVYRSLKVLDGGVGVFCGSGGVEPQSETNWRYANDSKVSRVIYVNKLDRIGADFYRVIAQVKKILGATPLVMVLPIGTESDFIGVVDLLTMKAHIWDESGQPENFKIEEIPADLVDKANEYRAQLIETAVEQDDVLMEAYLEGNEPSIEDIKKCIRKGTIDLAFFPTYCGSSFKNKGLQLVLDAVVDYLPAPTDVRPLPEVDEEGNETGKFAIIDPTAPFRGLAFKIMDDKFGALTFTRIYSGTIKKGDTVLNSFTGKTERISRMVEMHADDRKEIESAQAGDIVALVGLKNVQTGHTLCDEKNPATLEPMVFPDPVISIAVAPKDKANAEKLANAVGKMIQEDPSFRVETDEETNEMILKGMGELHLDIKIDILKRTHKVEVTVGAPQVAYRETITKAVSDSYTHKKQSGGSGQYAKIDYTIEPGEPGTGFIFESKVVGGSIPKEFIPAVDKGFKTSVDKGPLAGYPCLDFKVTLNEGGFHAVDSSNIAFEIAAKAAYRQTMPKCAPQILEPMMKLDVFAPEEKVGDVIGDLNRRRGMIQGQEPTPGGVRVKAEAPLSAMFGYIGDLRTMTSGRGQFSMEFSHYAPCPKNVSDEVIKAAKEREEAKRK